The DNA window ATAGGGATAAGCACGGGCTCTCTAAGGCTTAGAGAGGTGAGGATCCCTAGGAGGTATTTAATAGGTGAGGAGGGGAAGGGCTTCATATATGCAACAGAGGGCTTTACAAGGGCTAGGACTTTGATAGGAGCAGCATCAATAGGATCTGCTATGAGGGTTTTCGACGAGGTTGTGGAGTTTGTGAAGAATAGAGAGGCCTTTGGATGGCCCTTAGCTAGGTATGAAGCTATACAGTTCAAGCTAGCAGAGATATGGGCAGAGCTCGAGGCTACGTGGAACCTAGTGCTTAAAGCAGCATGGGCCTTAGATCTATATTCTGAGAACAAGATCTCTAGATCCGAGGTGTTCAAGCTTAGCGCAGCCTCAAAATACCTAGCTGTGGAGAAGAGCTTCAAAGCCATTGTAGAGTTAACACAGATGCTGGGAGGGCTGGGCTATACAAGAGAGTCTATAGCTGAGTCAGCTTTAAGAGGCGTCTTCAGCTACATGGCAGGGGCTGAGGGAGCCCCGAATATAATGAAGATGATAATTGCAAGAGAAATACTTGGGAGGGAATATAGACCAACGCCTCTATAGATATAGAACAAGGCATTAGCTATAGATCTGCATAGCATCTATACCCTCTTAGCAAATTGAAACCCCAACCAAGTGATCGCCAGGCCAACTATGATCCCTAGAACCGCTATTATAAAGGCTAGTATACCAGCTAAAACCATTGGTGGATTTATAATACTTATAATATGAATACCGAATGACATCCCTAAAAGGGCTAGAGAATATATGAGAACAGCTATGCCAACCCCTAGCAAGATTAGGGCTATAAGTGATAGGATTAACCTATCCACTTTAACGACAAACCCCCTCACCCTCAGATCTTCAGGATCGTCATCCCTCGGTATAACCGCTGAGATCAGCATATATATTGCTAGAAATAACAGCCATAGACCAACTAAGATCGATAGAACAAATATTACTAGGAATATAAGCCTGGAAACCCCGGGGCTCAGCCCTAGATATCTAGATAAGCCCCCTATCAACCCTGTTAAGACCCTGTCTCTACTGCTCCTCAGTATCTGG is part of the Sulfolobales archaeon genome and encodes:
- a CDS encoding PspC domain-containing protein, yielding MIRISQGQILRSSRDRVLTGLIGGLSRYLGLSPGVSRLIFLVIFVLSILVGLWLLFLAIYMLISAVIPRDDDPEDLRVRGFVVKVDRLILSLIALILLGVGIAVLIYSLALLGMSFGIHIISIINPPMVLAGILAFIIAVLGIIVGLAITWLGFQFAKRV